TTAAGATCAACATCATGAACAATTTATCAAATTAAGATCAACAACATGAATACTTTATCAAATCAACATTAATAACATGAACAATTTATCAAATCAAGAACAGCAAACCATAATAAGAACAATTTATAAGATTAACAAATTATCAAAAGGTCAAGAACAACATAACAACTTAacaatctaaaatttaaaagttaagAACAGCACTAAAAcattaatttatcaaattaacaAGTTAATAAGATCAATTAGAACGGAAAATCAAAATAACAACTAAAGCTTTAAAATACAACAAACCAACAACATAATGATCATTAAAaacaacaattaaataaaataataactgaATAATTAATACAAGAAAGAACAAgtaaaggaaaataaattacCTTAGGCTGGAGCATGTTTTGAAATTCGAACAGAACAGGGAGAAGGAGCTGGAGCTTTGAAATGCGACGGAAATGGTTGAACAAAAACATAACGGTGGTTGAACGACGGCTCTAACATGCGAGGAGAGGTTGGAACAGAGGGCTAAGCAGCTCGAACAGAAAGACAGGGGATGCAGCGTGGGGGAACAGAGCTTGAAGAGCGGTAGAACCTTGGCGAGACAGCAGTGGAAGGTCGGCCAAAAAGGAGGCAGAACACGCGTTGTGACGATGCTGTTGGCCTGTTGCAGTGCGGACGACAGCGAAGGTTGGACGTTGAAGAACGGCGACGAAGAAGAACGGTGGCGGTGGCAAAACTTTCCAGTTCaaaggttgaagaagaagaatgtggGAGTAAAGGAGGATATTGAGATGAGAGCCGCAGGTGAAAGGAAGGAGAAGGAGTGACTAAGTGAGTGAGACTTGAGAGAGTGCGTAGCTTTGGTTAGGTTTTCGATGAATGAAATGGTGTCGTTTGggcgaaaaataaaaaaactggCCGGGTCCCAGTTCGGTTCGATCGGGCGGTTCCTGGCCAGTTCGACGGTTCAACTTCGATTTTTAAATTCATCGGTTATGCTATTTATCCGATCCGTCTTTCTTGTCAGTTAACGGTTCGACCAGCCAGTTCGAACCGGTTTTCAGGACCTTGATCCTAGTAGTCTCGGTCTTCTTCGACTGTGTCAAGTTCGGCATTTCAAGCTTGTATGTTGAGGTCATTATTGAATTGGTCAGTGCGAACCGACCTCTATGAGGTTTCGACCGGGATCATTGATGTTGCTCTGTATACAAGTCTGAAGGGTATCTCCCTAGTTGCAGAGTGTGGTGTAGTGTTATAGCTCCAGAGGATTTTGAGTATTAAGTTGGTCCATTGTTTTTTGGCCTATGCCAATTTCTTTTTTAGCGCctacaaaataattttgttaGCAGCTTCAGTGAGCCCATTGCTTTGTGGGTGCTCTACTGAAGAGAAATAGTCTTTTATATGTAAATTATTCATGAAAGAAGTTATTTATGGTCAGTAAATTGCCACCATTATCGATAATGATTTTCATAGGTAACCCATATATATAGATAATAAATTTCCAAAGAAAAGATTCTACTTTGACCAATATTATCTTCACCAATGATTGTGCTtctatccattttgtgaaataatcgATTGGGACGAGTAAAAATTTTACCTGGCCTCTTGATATAGGAAATGGTATGAGGATATCAAGCCCCTATCTATGAAAAGACCATCCGATCTCTAAGGTGTGCAATTGCTCGGCTAGGTTGTGTATTACCGGCGAGCACTTTTGACGGTTATCGCAACATTTGACCTTTTCAGTGCAGTCTGACTTGAGGGAGGGCCAATAATACGCTGCCCGCAAGATTTCTGCAGCTAAGCTCCTTCCTCCTGTATATGTCCCATAAATTCTTTCATGCATTTATGATATATCTAAGTCGAACTTTTCAACTCCAAGACATTTCAACAGTGGTCGGGAAAGGCCCCTTCTATATAGATCATTGCCGATGAGGATATAATGGCTTGCCTTTTTCCTGAAGGTTACTCAATTTTTCTCCAAGGATGGGACGATTCCATCCTTCAAGTAACTCATGTATGGTGTTCTCTAATCTTGATCCTTTAAGTAACTTAGAAATTTATTATCTGTAGATATGGGTTACCTACGGAAATCATCACCGATAACTATAGGCATTTTACTGACAAAAAGATAACCTCTTTCATGCATAATTTACGTATAAAACACCATTTCTCCTCGGTAGAGCACCCCCAAATAagtcaaaaattcaaaacaaattttcACAAATAAGATATTGTCAGCAATTTTCCCACGGAAAAATGTTGAATTAAATAATCCAACATCAAATTCTCATCCTTAGACCTAACTATTGCGTCCAAAATCTGCATCGGCTCGGGACACCAATACAAAGGAAAACTCTCTACCAGCTCATCATCCAAGAAAAATAGATAGTTAGACTCATAAGACTGAACCTTAACAAACATTTTCTTGGAATTTTTAAATGATGATTATCCAAAATAAACAACGAACGACCAAGATAACTACTCAAGTTTATTCAAAACTCCTTACAAACTCCTTTAGactaaaataaagagaaaaaaatagacAGAGAAGGCAGAGTTTCGAGAAAATCCAGCAGGCACTCAAACGCATGAAGAAAAGCCCAAAAATTTGGGTGGAGTTGCAAATGAGCACAGTTCAATTGTATCAACACTTTACATTCAAACTCTATGAAAGGAAACCTTACATTAAGCTCTGTAAGCACACATgcatacatataaaaataagcCCAATCACCTCTTCCCTCAAAAACCCTTTCTTCCCCATTGCAAGGAAGAAGCTCAACAAAAGTAATACACCCCTCACGAACCCAACTCACTAAGCAATGTTCTGCTAAAGATTTGGCATTCTGATAAAGGGACGCACGACATTTTGACGTCCGCATGAACCCATTCATACAAATCATCCTTTATTTCCATAACTTTCTCTTTCGCCTTTTTCATTTTTGCAACAAAATTCAGAAAATACTAGAAGAATAAGAAACTGACCTTTCGAAGTCATTTTTCCCTCCTTTTTTTATGGATAGCAAGTAACCAGTAACTTTTTTCAGTACTTACCCGGATAGAAGCTTTAGAGATACTAAAACCACTACCACACGACTCAAGTTATCCACCATTATTAGCCATTAGATGGAGCAGCTATTTAACCAACTATTAATGGCTAAGATTTTCTCGATTTAACCAACTGCTAACATTTACCATGGCACAAAACCACGCACACATTTTCAAACAACTTTATTGgcaattaatatttttacaGATATAAGCTTGATTATTCATATGCTCAGTAGCAGGCAAACCTTGGGAATTTGGATCCTAGCACGATTTTATTACATAATAGTATAACGTTAGAAACTTAGGCAAAAGCTCAACTTGCTACCAACAATAGCAAGCCAAACTTGAGAGTTGTGATCTATACCCAATAATCTCGAAAGCACGACATTATATTTTGGAATTGACTAGTCAAGACTTAAAATGactaattcaaaataaaaagctGTTTTGCACATCTATAACTGCTATGCGAATCTCGGGttataaacaaaagaaaatggttAATGTTGGCTGATGATAAATAGGAGCACATGCGAGCTATAGAGGCCATCGTGAAAAATACAACATAAAGAGAACATTCTGATATTAAATTTTTAGTACTTGGAGATTATACGTTGATTTAAGTGTTGGAGTCCTTTTTACAGATTCTCTACATTGCTCGGACTGACAAAGAATCAGCAATGCAATATAATAAGGAAAGACTTTTCTGACAATCTTCTTGTTGTGGACGAGCTATATCTCAGCATCCAGTTCTAGACAAgaacacaaaaaatataaaaaatgattatttattttaatataaaaactttCATTAATTCATTCACACTTCAATGATTCAAGTTGGTTCTTTAGTTGGGCAAATCTAAAACACCAAAAAGATACTAATCAAGAACAATAAGAGTGCTTTTTATTAGAaccttttaaaattaaaattgagttGATGTACAAATCAAATATCTTGTTTGGAATTAGAAAGGGaaaaaagaatttgatttaaaaatagtttagttattatattgatccttataattttattaaatttataattaaatttttatttttttaattagattcttacaccacttttaattttataactaagttatttttcatgtaaaaaacattaatattagcataaatatttagttaattctaatttttttacactaaaaagtcctaattataaaattaaaagaaatgtaAAGACTCAATTTaaaggggaaaaaaaagaaCCTTATCGTAAATTTGGtaaaattatgaagaccaatagaataattaaacctttaaaAATCTCATAGATTTGTTTTATCCATTATTccaatttctctattttttttaaaagaagtaGGGTTTGGTTAATTACAATTAATAATtcatagaaaaaaaatcaattaccaATCGGTATAAAGAACtgataatgaaaaaaattacgAGGAATAAAAGATACAACGACacaataaaaaagataagaggatagttggataaatattttttactaaatttctaaaaaattaatttttaatttagatcaTTGGAAGAATTTTTTCTGCTAGACTTTTAAAAACCTATTACTGACAACCTAAATCAAcgagataaaattaaaagaattaataCTAAGAGTTACTTTAAACTGGATCGTTCAATTTTTTCATGTAAGAAGCAAAATAAATCACTCACATCACTTTAATATACAAAGAAAAATGTACATAAAGCACCCAtaaattttattcatcaaaaacggcataaaataaattttttaacaaatcctaacaacaaaaaaaaaaaattaaactaaaccaatttgaattttatgcCTCCCAATAAACTTGAAAGgaactcttaaaatttttactatCTTCACTTCACTTAACCCAATGACCATGTATCTTCTCTTCTTTGGCTAATAATTGGTGTATTTCTTTGTGCATAAAAGTCACCAAGTCAGCACTATTGTTTTTGAGACGAATTTTTGATGTctttaaaatctaaaattaatatagtataatttttttgatattCAGATCTTTAAATTAGACAAAATTATCATTCTACCTGTTGGTTCTAGAATAATGAAAATCCTCGAACACGTATCAAGAGGATTAATGAgggttttaaaaaataaaaactaatgatTTTCTCTTTCGCTATTAGTATAAAGAGAGAAGGTTTGAGGAGGGAGGTGGTGACAACTATGATAGtggattattttatataattggAGAATAAGAGTTTGTTTGGAAACCTATGAATTAAAATTCACTCaagatttagaattttttttcttgttttggaacaaataaaaaagaattatttAAATTCTTTTGAGAATTTCAATTCTCACTTTTTTCTCATTTGCAAATCAGACAAAAAAAGATCTGATTTTAATTCTCACACCAGTTTAACTTAACATGTCAAATGTAAAAAGTATCTCTATTTATATAAGTAgatgtttaataaaataattttgttaaggataaaattataaaagaaaatttaactCATGTAAGAATTATTCCAAACCAAAGAATTGATTTCTATTCTATTAGTATATTAAAATCATTTCAAACCATagaattaaatttcaaataaaaataaatttttttcctaaagaaaatagaattctTTTTTTACACTCAAATACTTTCCAAACAAGCTCTAAAGAATAAAAATGTAAAGTTTTAAAACCAAATCAATCAAATCtcattttatataatttattccaAATGCAATAATTGATTCACAATtcaattgaattaaaaaatcatTCTGCTTCTAAAAACACCCAAAAACATTTCACTCGACTCAAGTATGTAACTCTCTAAGTACTTAAGTAGTTATTACTAAACCATAATAGCTTCAAACAAGTAGCATGATACAGATATATGTTTTGAGAAACATTATTCTCTACAAGGGTGCTTCCAACAAATCAAATGTCCTCAAGAAAAACGTCTTAGGTGCATAAAGTTGCAACTGGAGCATCTTACACTCGGGTAATTCAGTAGTATATACATTTGAACAATGAAAAAGTGGCATCTATCACGACTCAAATCTATACTACTCAATTACCTTAGTGCATGATACTAATGCAATTCAACCTGTTATATCATGGAATTGTCCATAAATCAGTGTCTTGAAAACTTTGCACAACTTTCAAAGGAACAAAGATTATTGCATTGCACCCTTCTGCTAGCAGTAACGGAAGATGTTCTATTCAGAGCTTCTTTAGTGCAGCTTTCAAGTGCGGTTGAAGAGTTATCGTGTTGGTAGCCATCTCAACATCGTAGCAAAGAGTCCCATCAACCATCCGAAAGCATCTTCTTATCTCTTTTACCTGCAAGAAGTGCACAAAAGACTATAAAAACTAACAACATAGAAAAAGGGCAGCGACGAGGCAAAAAATTCAGTCCCAAACTTTCTTCAACCAGCATAGGAAAGCCGGCAGCAAAGTATTTGTTTGATGAGCGAAATGACGTATCTAATTTGTGGTCCAATGGGTATGAATTAAAAAGAGGCAGTGTGTTTTCTAATGtagacaaaacaaaaaataaagagcTTAGTACTTTGCATGAATAATATATTGTAAAGAAAATTATGTTTACCTCCCATGAGGTGTATTGATATTATACTTTACCTTCTTCTAGTTTCCAAGCCTCAATTTATTTAAAGACATTATACTAACTTATCCCTTAGTTAGTTTGATGCTATTTTATGCCAAATTGTTTACTCCTATTTCGATACTCATTGCTTTGAAATCTagatatcaaattaataattaattggTCACCACAACTGAGTTCCGTTTTCTAGTTTATGGAGCTTCTGCACACTTTTCTCATTGGTAAAATCAGTTTCAATCATACTTACCAGAAACCACCTTACAATGATGGTTATTCTCTAAATCTTTGAAATGCAACCTAATGATTGACCACGCAATTACGTAAAATGTGTGTGAACATAGCATTTATTAGCGGATAATAATAGTATCAGCATTCGGTGAACACTAAATGAATTACCTTAGAAGCATTCCCAACCATTTCACTCTGAAGCTGAATCACTTTCTGTTCAGTGCTATATGTCCCTTTCTGGATACAGTATAGTAATAGCATGTAAGAAGCAGCAAAAAGCAGCAGAATGTAAAGAATAACGCAAAATCCTAAGAACAGAAGATGAATATCGCATAATAGACCAGGTTTCAAAGAAGTCATTATCAAGTTCCAATGCAGTGACATGAAGAGACATACATATCAGAGTACATGACTTCTTAATGAAGGAGATAGGAAAAAAGTTCTTTCTTTTTTAGGATAAAACCCGAAAAGAAACGTCAGcaatttcaaattatattacTAACATGGCATTATGAACTGAAAGCAACAGTTTGCATGTTTAGTGTTAGGGACACAGGACTCTGCCATATGAATACTGTTTTGTTTACCAATTCAGTTTGATTTGTTTCCAAATGAAGACAGAGGGGGGTTTACTAATGAAGAGAGTTCATGACTTCATGGAGCTTCAAATCCACCATTtaattttccattttttttgttGGTACTATAAAGTTCAAGGGGAGACTGGAGAAGTAAGATATTTCATGCCAAAGTCTAGGCATCAACAATAATTGATCTTATCAATTGACCTGCCCTTGAAAATTTCCGAACACTTATATTTGCGACACAAGCAAATGTAAACATTCAAACAAGGTCACAGCAAGGATTACGTTCTGCGATACAATTATAACAAGTCATTGATGAAGAAAGCTAATGGAAGAACAGTACCTGAACTTCAACAAGACCAGTGCTTTGAGCAATGACAACTTCAATGGTGCCATCAAGTTTAGGACGCCAGTATCCACTCTCAGCGTGCATTGGCTCTCCGGAGCCCAGCTTCCATGTCTTTTGAGTATACCCTATCACAGGCTACACCCATTTCACACATCCAAAGAAAATAAACCAAATCAATGCACCTAAAcaaatgaaaaaagaaagaatagaatAACTGCTAGAAAAATTGGTCTTAATCCTTCAAGCACACATCAATTCAAGGATCAAATTGTTTAAAACCCTATATTTATTCACTGCACACATGAGTCATAGCACAAACTGAAGAACAAGATTGATGCTCGTGTTGAAAATTGTTGTGTAAAATGAGGGAAAGAAGAACCTTGTTGGGAGAATGAGAGAAGTGAAGTTCTTCGGCATAAGAGAAGGAATTGATGGTGGGGTAGCCTCCTTCTCCTTGGCCTCTCCAAGTGCCGAGAAGGAAGGACAGTGCTGCAACCGCTGGGTGCACCACCGGAGGCTCTTTGTTTGCATCCATGATCTATTCTTGTTAGCCCCAACCGCAGCAAACTCACTTTTGGATTTACGTAGCACAGGCGAATCAGTTTTCAGTTTTCTGAGTTTACAAAGACCGCAGGATTCTTACATGATTTAGGCTTTGTTTAGTAAAGTTTTTtgttaacaaatttttattttgtgtttagttaataaaaaaaaattatgtttgtgtttttaaattttaaaagataagtatttttaaaaatattaaggtgaaattttttaaagttaatttatattttttaaaatttaaaagtctaatataatcttatatattaactaatttttaaatttaacatttaaattttatgtcttttataatatttttaaattttaaaaactattttatcaaatataattgTTGTTACTTGTGTTTATTGAAagtcatttttaatttaatttaccaaacataaatgTTATATTTCTTAAAAAGtcatattttaaaaactaaCTTTTACAAgctatttttaaaaagtaaaaattttaataaattaagcCTTATAGTACCAGACTGGCTGATGCCTGTCTGCCTGCCGGCTAAGCTTGAAGTTAAGTTGAGCTCAAGTTCGACATcacaaaatttaaagatcaaataaTGGGTTAATAACTTAATGTTCAATTTCTGAAAAATGACTTATTTTTCAAACCAAAAAAGTTATTTATACGCTAAAATAAATAACCAAAATTAACTACAGTTCGATAGCTCATTGGATCAGTTGGAGAGAGGTTGTTGGGAGTGAGGATCGAAATCTAAACGCGAGAGTTGAGGTGTAGTATTCGCAATCCTCGTTAGGTTAGCGAGTGAAGTCACCTGCAAGGACATTCCGATGTTAAACCAAGCGTCTGTACCATGAGACGATTAATTAGGGCAATAGTGACATACCTGGGGGAGAGGTAGGTCCCTCCCCTTTATTCCTTGTTCTCGGGTGTGTCCTTTCGTTTTGGTCCACTTGTCTGAAAACTTCTGCCAGCTGTCCAGACCTTTACTGAGGGAATTGTGTCACGCGAAGGGCACTGTCGTTTAAACGGGTTGTAGATGCATTAGGTCGTGGGTCCGTCGGATGGATCGGAATAGTGCTCCCAATGTGTCAAGTCATAAGACTTACGGCTGACGCATTAGCTTAACTCATATCTTCACATGTAGTTGTCTTCCTCTAATCGCAATTTCGCCGGTGGGACTCATGCTTCTAGCACTTTTTTCGTACACGTGAGTTGCCCCCAACCGTTGTCTTGAGACATCGCTTCGGTTCTTGTGGCCAGAGCATTTAATGCTCTGATTTAGAAGTGCAGGGAAAAGTCCATTATACCCTTAGTGCGCTTCTCCCTCTTTAGTTACAGTTACCTTCATTTTTTcatttccttttcctttttgtaACTGCAACCACCATTACTGCCATCATTTTCTTTATCGTCACCATCATTCCTTCTCTATCTTCTTCATTGTTGTGGATTTCACTTTGCCCTTGCAGCGCCATCACTCTTCCTCTTGCAACCTTCTCTATTCGTTTTTACTGGTAAGTGACCTTTTGTTTATGTTATTCTGCTTTATTTTCTGTCATTGTTACACTGATTTGTCTATCACTGTTACCTTTTGGATCTAAAATTGGCTTTGTTAGATAGTTTTGAAGGGGTGCCATAGGTTTCCTTTTTTGCGGTTTAGACTATAATGGTTTAGTGTAaaacaattttagttttaagtGTAGATTATAAGATAATGTAGTTTTAGCTTAGAACCTTCTCCCGACCTCACGATTTAAGTGGTGTCCCCTCTGTAGGTATGGCGCAATGACCCCTTATGAATCATTAAGCTTGGTGTACTACTGATTTCACGAGCTTATCCTTCAGGTTAACCGCAGAGGAGTTACAAGAGCTCCGTGACTCCTCATGAGCGTTGTGCAGAAATGACCCCGAGGAGGCGAATTACGAACTCTTGGTGTCGGGCCCCCAAGAGCGCATCTGCCAACTTAACCTTGACGCTCTTTGTGTCCCTGACTGGATGTGGGGTGTACAAACCCATGCTTACTACCCTGGGGGTTCAACTTCCCTTCTCCCCCTTCATTATGGCTTTCTTAACTTAGTGTGACGTTGCCCTTCGCAACTTCATCCGAACAGTTAGACTGTCATCTGGTGCTTCGAAATAGTCTGTGAGAACCTGGAGCTCCTGGCCACCATCGaagtcttcttcttcttcttcctacTCACGAACCCTTCCCAGGAGGGTAAGCAAAAAAATGGGTACCTTTCTTTCCGGACTGTGCAGAATCAGAGAATATTCGGCCTCTTCAAAGATTCTTTTCATGGTTTTGAAGagactttttcttttcaaaataagGCCAGCTCAAGGTCGTCATCCCTTCTGACTTACCCTTGAGAGGGAGGGGCGCATTCCGACCTATTGGAGCTTCGGCGCTGGCTCCAACTACTTAATCAAAATGACCTATGATGATTGATACATGGCCAAATGTCGATTCAAAATTTTCTCAATATATAAAAGAATTGCTTCATCAATAATATAGTTCCAAACTGACAAATAGCCTTAATCAAAGTTTAAATGATTGCGATTGTCACAATTCAAATCAATAAAAACCGAGAGTTTTAAGTCTCGAGTCATTTTTTTACAGAATTGTAGTGACATGGCCAGCCATATCATTGGCTATGAGAAATCGAGGAAGAGATAACAATTGACACAAAAGCAAAAAGGTAAATGACAATTAACTAGTAAGATAAAGCAAATTCAAATGCTCAAAAGGGTCTTGGTAAAGGTTGAGAGTCAAGGTTTCCTGTCTTAGTCATAGACCACAAACATGGgaattatgaagagttaatcccacttagtcaaccctaACATCAaagataagtcaaataggcataattGATCTTAATCCACAAATCCAAGCTAACTCACTAATTAgcttagtgaaagactagcgttAGTGGAAGGAAAATCAACCATCAACAACCCTAAATTAGCAATCAATACTGAACATCAATGGCCCAAGGTCACCTAAGTCCTCAATCCCAGGATAAGCTTATGAAAAATTActctaaaactaaaagagacattgcatcaaacacatggtagacataaaaagaaaagcatagtaaattgcatgaataataaaatctaaagcTACCAAATGCAAGATAACGATAACAACAACTAAAAGAAGCAACAATAAACATGAAAATATCAAATTACATTAAATGGAATCAAAATCAACAAGACTTCATAAATATGAAAGTGACAAAATAAAGATAGTAACAAGTAAAACTACAAGAATTATAATGCTAGAACAataaaaagtaaagagaattaaatcaaaacaagaactAAAACTTAAATCTAGGAAGAAAACTAAACCTAAAACCCTAAATTCTAGATAGatgagagagcttctctctctataGAAATCTAATCTAATACATCACTATCCTAATTACGCTTCCTTTCATTCTCATGGAGTTTGGCTTGAAATGTTTCAGAAATAAGTTAGATTGGGCTTGAAAAGGCATGAAATCACGACCCATGTGTTCACTTAAGTGCAATAATGTGCTGGCAGCCATGTGTACGCATAAGGCATGCATACGCGCAAATTCGCAAAATTCCAAACGCGTACGCATGCAGTATGTGTATGCGTGACTCTGAAATGCtccaaaattttatttcttcatgaattctctactttgcatgctttttcctCACTTCTTCAAGCCATCCTTGCCTTCTAAGCCTGCAatcatttcaacaaacacatcaagacattgaatagaattaaagtgaattaaatttatcaatttaagggtttaaaaagcatgtttttaatcTTAAGCACAATTTTGAAGGAATTCATAAAACTATGCTATTTAAGTGAATAAATGCaggataagttgataaaatccactcatttcaatacaaaataaaccataaaattatggtttatcaaatttcccacacttaaacaatagcatgtcctcatgatAAACATtaagaaagataaaaaagggGTATCGacacttattcaatgcaaactATCTATATGCAATCTATCTAAATGCATGCAACTACTCTACCTAATACTATCTACTTATTTATATGTATCTACTTAGTCAAAATCaatcaattttcaagaaatcaTGTAAACAATCAAGGGCTAAAGACAATAGCAACCAAGtcaaatccacaattgaattgagccatagaaaataatttacaaacttgcaagataaGAGATAATCATAGGTGAAAACATAGAAATGAGCAATTAAATCCCTCACTGgatgtg
The Arachis stenosperma cultivar V10309 chromosome 7, arast.V10309.gnm1.PFL2, whole genome shotgun sequence genome window above contains:
- the LOC130941426 gene encoding peroxynitrite isomerase Rv2717c; the encoded protein is MDANKEPPVVHPAVAALSFLLGTWRGQGEGGYPTINSFSYAEELHFSHSPNKPVIGYTQKTWKLGSGEPMHAESGYWRPKLDGTIEVVIAQSTGLVEVQKGTYSTEQKVIQLQSEMVGNASKVKEIRRCFRMVDGTLCYDVEMATNTITLQPHLKAALKKL